AAATGGATCTAGATAAACTTCTTTCTATACAGGACAGGTGCATAAATGATAATCCGCCTGCATGTAATACTCAATGTCCTATTCATGTTGATGTCAAAGGAATTACATTAGAAGTAGGAAAAGGAAATTTTGAAGAAGCATATAAAATACTAAAAAAAAGAATGCCCTTTACTAATATTATAGGCTTAATTTGTGATCATCCTTGTGAAGATTTCTGCATAACAAAAAATCTAGGAGGGGCAATTTCAATTCACGAACTTGAAAAAGCTGTAATAGCTTATGGGAAAAATGCAAAAATAAAAAAACTGCCAATTCCTAAACTTTCTAAAAAAATTGCAGTAATTGGTGGGGGGATAAGTGGAGTTACTTGTGCCTGTGATCTTAATGAAAAAGGCTATAGTGTTGATATTTTTGAAAAGGAAAATATGCTTGCAAATACTATTTTTGAAGCTTATAAGGAAAAATTGGACCTAAAATTAATACAAGAAGAAATCAGCAAGATCGAAAATTTAGGTATTGAAATAGAATTGAACAGTGAAGTGACTCCAGAAAAATTAACAGATATTATTGCTGAATATGATGGAGTTTATATTGGTACAGGTGAATGGAAAGAAAAATTTGATATTGATGAAGCTACACTACAGACACAGATTGAGAAAGTTTTTATTGGAGGAAAACTTGTAACAGGAAATGAGTCAGTTATACAGGCAGTAGCAACAGGAAGAAGTGCTGCTGTATCACTCGATAGGTTTGTTCAGAAGAAATCACTTACTGCTTCAAGAGGAAAAGAAGGTGCTTATGAAAGTGTGCTTGAAGTGGAGATAAATGATCAAGAAGTTTTACCGAGAATACTACCTAAAGATATTGCTTTTAGTAGAGAAGAGGCAATTGATGAAGCCTTGAGATGTATTCAATGTGAATGTCATAAGTGTGTTAAAGCTTGTATCCATCTTCAAAAGGAGAAATTAGATCCTAAAGCTTATATAAGAACAATTAATCAAAATGAAAGAATAATTCTTGGTGATCATTATGCAAATAAGACAATAAATTCTTGTTTAGAATGTGGATTATGTGGTGCTGTTTGCCCAACTGGAATAGATATGGGAGAAATTATAAAAGAAACGCGAAGAAGTATGGTTTCAAAGGAGAAAATGCCACAGTCTGCGCATGATTTTGCATTAAAGGACATGGAATATACAAATAGCAGCTATTTTGAATTAGTAAAACATGAACCTGGCACAAACAATAGCAGTTATGTATTTTATCCAGGCTGTCAGTTAAGTGCAACTTATCCTGATTATGTGATAAAGGTGTATAAATATTTAATGGAAAAGATTCAAGGTGGTGTTGGCCTATATTTAGGCTGTTGTGGAGCACCAGCTGATTTCGCGGGGCAAGAAGAACAATTTAAAAATAGCATGGCAAAAATTTATGCTAATATTGAGAATTTGGGTAAACCAGTAGTTATAACAGCCTGCTCTACATGTTTTAATAATTTTACAACTGGTATGGGTGATATAGAAATTAAATCTCTTTGGGAAGTATTTAATGAAAATGGACTTCCAAGTGATGTTAAACTCGGAGATGGAAAAATCTTAGCAGTACATGATGCTTGTACTACAAGGAAAGAAAAAAATATTCATGAGAGCATAAGAAATATTGCTAAGAGTTTAAACTATAAAATCGAAGAACCTAAATATACAAAGGAAACCACTAAGTG
The window above is part of the Clostridium saccharoperbutylacetonicum N1-4(HMT) genome. Proteins encoded here:
- a CDS encoding pyridine nucleotide-disulfide oxidoreductase/dicluster-binding protein; translation: MDLDKLLSIQDRCINDNPPACNTQCPIHVDVKGITLEVGKGNFEEAYKILKKRMPFTNIIGLICDHPCEDFCITKNLGGAISIHELEKAVIAYGKNAKIKKLPIPKLSKKIAVIGGGISGVTCACDLNEKGYSVDIFEKENMLANTIFEAYKEKLDLKLIQEEISKIENLGIEIELNSEVTPEKLTDIIAEYDGVYIGTGEWKEKFDIDEATLQTQIEKVFIGGKLVTGNESVIQAVATGRSAAVSLDRFVQKKSLTASRGKEGAYESVLEVEINDQEVLPRILPKDIAFSREEAIDEALRCIQCECHKCVKACIHLQKEKLDPKAYIRTINQNERIILGDHYANKTINSCLECGLCGAVCPTGIDMGEIIKETRRSMVSKEKMPQSAHDFALKDMEYTNSSYFELVKHEPGTNNSSYVFYPGCQLSATYPDYVIKVYKYLMEKIQGGVGLYLGCCGAPADFAGQEEQFKNSMAKIYANIENLGKPVVITACSTCFNNFTTGMGDIEIKSLWEVFNENGLPSDVKLGDGKILAVHDACTTRKEKNIHESIRNIAKSLNYKIEEPKYTKETTKCCGFGGVVYFANKEFSKEVTEDRIKESDNDFLAYCAMCRDLFTLKGKKTYHILDLIFGNDEENISDIKVPTLSERRANRFKLKKKMLKDFWGELMEIKDEYEDLKIVIDDNIRNKMEDELILESDIKKVIGEAEKTKNSFFNPENGHVLAWRRLVNVTFWVEYQKVEDSFNIINAYSHRMHVTGV